In Chroogloeocystis siderophila 5.2 s.c.1, the DNA window ATCGCGAAATTATCCGTCCGTTTCGCGTTCCGCTGTATCCATTCGTTCCGCTATTATTTTGTGTGTTCTGCGCTTATATGCTGCAATCTAGCTTGGCTTATACCGGAGTTGGAGCGTTAGTAGGTGTTGCAGTGTTGCTAGCTGGTGTACCGTTATTAGTCATCACGCGGATGATGCGTGACAGTAGCATAAGGAGAGAGTAATGCAATTAAGACGAACAGCGTGGGTGTTAATGGCAAGTATTGGCTTGGCTGTAGGAGTTGCAGGATGTAACTCACAAACTCTAACGAATGCGCAAACCCCGCAAGTTGAAACTCCTACTCAAAGTCCCGAACGTCAACCTGATGTCGTTTACGTACCAACCCCGCAGACAGTCGTAGATGAAATGCTCGCACTTGCCAAAGTTACAAAAGATGACGTTATTTATGACTTAGGTAGTGGTGATGGTAGAATACCGATTACCGCAGCACAGAAGTTCGGTGCGCGTGGTGTAGGTATTGATATTAATCCTGAACGGATTCGCGAAGCTAACGAAAACGCTCAAAAAGCAGGGGTCACTGATCGCGTTACATTTCTCCAACAAGACTTGTTCCAAAGCGACTTTAGTGAAGCAACCGTAGTAACGCTGTATCTACTACCGGAACTGAATGTTAAGCTACGTCCTCAATTATTCAAACAACTTAAACCAGGTACACGGATTGTTTCCCACGACTTTGATATGGGTGACTGGAAACCCGATCAAGTTGTGCAAACACAAGAAGGTTCAACAATTTACTATTGGGTAATTCCCGAACAGATTCCAGCAAATTTACGCAATACAGACTCGAATACATAAATGGTAATTGGTCATGGGTAATTGAAAGAATAGTTATCATTTACCGATTACCCAAAAGAAGGGCAAGGATTCGACGAGACAGGAAGTCATTTCGCATCTTGAACAAGGAGCTATTTTATGAATCGCTATACGTTCGCTGCTTTCGGATTTCTGCTAACGACCCTTATGTATGTACCTGTTGCGCGAGGTGAAACAGCATCAAATGCTACAGTAATTCGGTCTAATAGGATACAACTTACACCATTTACTTTGGTTTCCTTAGCGTACCAAGGACATTATCGCAGTCAAGGTATTCGTGGATATAGTGGTATGTTTGCGGATAGTAACGACGGGCGAATTAGTGCCAAAAAACTCGTACAGGCGGCGGTTAATGCTGGGGAACTACCTGCACAAACATTAAATGATCGAGGATTTATTAATGCCGTTGACGCCAATTTAGACGCTTTAGAAATTCCGAATACGCAATAATTTCTTGCCAGTTAATGCAACGGCGACGCTTTAGCTATATTACCGCGACTAAGCGATCGCCTCACTATTTCTTTAAACAATCTGAATGTCATTTTAAACACTTATTAAGTGTCTGCGAGATTTGACTATCTCAGGTGTATACCTATTTTTATCGTCTTGTCCTTGAAATCCAAGTCTGTCATAAACACTACCACCTATCCCAGGAATAACTTCTCCTTTAGCAGTTCGCTGATCGTCTTTAGCAAAATAAAAGAATTGAAACTTATCATAAATAGATTTTTCAAATGCATTGCGTAGTTTTTCTTGTGCTTCCTGATACATAACTGGAGCTACTATAAAAATATTTTCAGGCTCGATGTTCTGAATTAGGTTAACAAGATTAGTTTTAACTACACAGGCTCCCGAAATAATAGACTTGAGGATAATTAAATAGTTAACGCTACTTGAAGGTTCTTGATATTTTCTTAAGATTGGAGCAACAGTAAGATCTTCAACATCAAATGGAGAAAAACGCTGATTCCAAAAACACACAAATGCAACTTTTGGAAGCTGTTGCTCTAGGCGCGAGAGCATACCTTTTGCTAGAAAATCAGCATCTTCAACTGTACAGGCGAGATATACATTGCATTGCTCGTGACTAATTTGAGCCAAGATTACATCTCCCAGAGCCATACCAAGTTTCATCATAGTAGTTCTGTAAAGCTCCGGCGCACTATTCTTATCTGCTAGAGTATCTAACAATACCTTGATGCTTTCATTGGCAAACTCTGAGTATGTTCTTGTCATATTAGGAATCCCTCAAGTTCCTCGAAGCAAGTAGGTTTACACCGTTTAATAACTTCCTGAAATCTTTTAAACTCCTCTGTGTCACAACTATAAGGAACAGTAACCGCGTCGAGTCCGTTTTTGTACTTCCAATGTAGAAACCCCTTAGTCAGATTATATTGGAAATTGTCGATCTTGCTCAAAATATCTTCGACTTCAGGGGTTAATTGCCATTCTTTACTAAAAGAATGAATAAAGGAAGGTGTAGATGCTTGAGCTTTTTTTAAAATATCCTTAACAGAATCGGAATTATTGCTAGAAGTCCAGGCTCCTAGCAGTACAGATGCTACACATTCAATTTTATCTGGTGGATTATTAGAAGCACATAGGTACTTTATCGCTTGTCGAAAGGAATCTTCTTTCTTAATAACTTTTTCTAATTCTCAATAGAAGTCGGGATGTTTGTTTTTAACTTATCTAGGAGATGTTCGTAAGAAACTACTAAGTGTAACTCTGATTCTTTTGATTGCGACTTGTTTAACTGATAATGCTTGCGAAAATCCTCAGTTATTGATTGATGAGATTTTTTACCTTCACCTCAAGTGGTATCTAAACTATTTTTAAGCTGATAGTGCCGTATTATGCTTTCGTCTATATACTCAATGACTAAATCAATCGTCAACAAATGCCAAGATTTGACTTGATATTATTTGTATTTCTTTATGTTCTTCAAGCGCTTCTGGAGATAAAAGAGGTATTTGATAAATAGCAAAGTAATTTTCGTATGTATTACCTTTCGTGTTATTTCTTCCACCCCTAGCCTTAACTTCTAGATATTGAGATCCTCATCACCAAAAAGCTTTCTAATCTGTGCTTCTTGCTCCATCTGCTATCTTTAAAGAAATTTGAGCGAGTACAAAAGTACTTATTAAATTCATTCTATTCTATCTATCCATTACTAGTCGCGAATTTGTGTAGTTCAACATAAACTTTTTTATGTAAGAGTACAGACAACAGCAAAAGCAGTAAAAAATAACTTTTGTATTTCTGAATCAGCCTGCTGTTATACATATATGCGCGATCGCGCTAGTTGAGCTTAAAACTATTTATGATGACTTTGCTCTCCCAAAGCGTGTTAAAATACTTATCAATTCTGAAAGCTGTGTTGAAAAGGTTGATTTAAACATGGAAGCTGCAATGTTGTTAGCAAAACTCCCAGAGGCGTATTCGATTCTAGACCCCTTGGTAGACGTTCTTCCTATAATCCCAGTATTTTTCTTGTTGCTAGCGTTTGTGTGGCAAGCAGCTATCGGCTTTAGATAAGCACAAATTACTAGACAAAATTTTATGAGGACAGGTAGCTTTGCCTGTTCTTCATTGTTTAACTGCGATTACCGATAGATTTTTGAAAAGCAGGTCGTTCGGACAATCGTTTCATATAATTGAGCACATCGGGATAGTCGCTAAGGTCTAACTTGAGCATGATTGGGATGTAGCAAAGCATCGAGCCGACGGCGACATCGGCAACGCCAAAAGAATCGCCCAACAAAAACGGTTGTCGAGAAAAAATTTCATTCAATGGTATTAATAAGCGAGGCGTTTCGCGATCGCGACTTGCTTCGACAAAAATTCCTGGTCCTAGCGTAGCATTCGCAAATAACACCCATTGCGCTGCAATTGCGCGTTCTTCAAGTGACGAAATTTCTTTACCATACTTTTCGGCAAGATACAACAAAATCGCGCCAGATTCCCAAAGTCGAACATCTCCATCAACAATCGCCGGAACTTTACCCATCGGGTTGATCGCGAGAAAATCAGTTTGGCGGTGTTCTCCAGCTTGCATATCCAGCAAGACAAATTCGTAAGGAACGGCTAATTCTTCCAAATACCATTGAACAATCGACGCACGGCTACGCGCGCCACCATAGAGTTTGAGCATAATTAGCTTTGATATTTACAGGACTTTGTGAGTATAGTCGTGCTGCTTCACATTGTCTTCTTTCGTGACAACACGTTGCATATTCAACACGCGCTTGCGCTCAGTCGAGTAATTAAAGTCACTACGGATTGTACCTTGCGGAATATGTTCCTGCGCGACAGGACGAGCTTTGTAGGTACGTGCAGCGGCGATCGCGCGTTGCACAAACTCTTCACTAAACTGCGCCGCAGCGGGACATTCTGCGGGTTTCTGGGGTTGATCGCCTGCGAGTACCGCACCTAAAGTCGTTCCCCAAGCTTGTTGATAGGAAGTTGGAATACCTTTGACGATCGCTTCTAACGCCGCTGACGGAATTGGTTCGATAATTTGCAATTCATGTACCTCTCCCTCTGCTTTGACAAAGCAAGTCGCTAAGCCAAGCACAAGATAATCGTTTTCCGTTAAATCGGGAGCATCAGGATAGACAGAAGCTGTTGCCATAAGATTGCCATCAATTCTTCAAAGGACTGACACACGAGAGTGGTAGTGGTTGCATTGTACCAATTTGATGTACTGCTCCTAACGAGTTCATATCTATCGTAAAGATTGATCTGAAGTCGCAAGTATTAGGTTACTAGCCACTGTATTAATCTTTACACTTCTGGAATGGGACCAACGAAGGATGAAGGATCAAGCATAGAGGTGAAGTATGAAAGTATGAATATTTCATGTTTGAAGATCAACATTCAGACACCTGAATAACTGACACAAAACCAACATCATCACTACTAAGAAAGTTATACATTATAGGTTATTGAGCTATTGCTCAGTCAATACTAATTATGAATAGTCAATCATTAAAATCGCCTCAAGCTTATCAACATCAACGCCAACCATTTACCTGGAAGCAAGATTCGTTGGCGTCTCAGTCACGAATCTTGCCAGACAAATTTTTACGTAGTTATGCGCGCTCCAAGGCGGAACAAGGAGACTATACAGAAGCGATCGCTTTACTCGACCAGCTAATTACCCGCCATCCAGAAGATGCGATTGACTACAATAATCGCGGGTTGATTTATTTCCAAAGTGGGCAACTGTATCCTGCACTTGCTGATTATAACACCGCAATTCAACTTAAACCGACATTAGCTAGTGCTTATAACAATCGCGCGAATTGTTATGCTGCGTGTGGGCAATTAACAGAAGCACTCGCCGACTATGATACAGCGATTGACCTCAATCCTAGTTATGTGCGAGCTTGGATCAACCGTGGAATTACATTACGCGAATTAGGACAATACGAACAAGCTATTGAAAACTTTGATATTGCTGAAATTTTAGGTCAATTGCCCGCAAATATTTACGCTGAACGCGGTCGGACGTATCATCTATGGGGAGACTGGAATTTAGCGATCGCTGACTATCGTCGCGCGCTTGAGCTAATATCAAAAGATACTCCACACCTGCGTTATCAAGTCGAAAATTGGCTCGCGCAGTTGATCAGTAGCTAGCTAATCATTCTTAAGTTAAGATACTGTCTTTTGTGAGGTAATGGGTAACAGGGGATAGTTGATAGATATTCTTTTCAATTACCAATGACCGTTTACCAACTTTTGAATTAAGCCTGTTGTCACGTACTTACCTATGGCTTTATTCTCGCCTCAGTTTACTGGGAAAAATATTGCGGCAAGGACTGTAGGACGTGATCGCCAATCTTTAGCGATCGTGTTGAGTATCACTATAATCTTATTCGGCGGTATAGGTAGCCGTTTAGCATATTTGCAGTTAATCGAAGGGGCGCAACTGCGACAGCTAGCAGACAGTAATCGGATACGGTTAATTCCGAAACAACCCGAACGTGGCAACATTTTTGACCGTAATGGCAAAATCCTAGCAAGTAGTCGTCTATCTCATGCTGTCTATATTTGGCCGCAAGCGCCTAAAAAAGCAACTTGGCAAACTACGCGAACTCGTCTAGCAAAGATTCTCAACATCCCAGAAACCGAAATTCAACAGCGATTAGACAAAGCTGGAGATAATTCACCTACATTAGTACGAATTGCGCGCGACCTTAATCCGGCTCAAATTACCGCTTTGGCTGAATATCGCAACGAACTACGCGACGTTGAAGTATATATCGAAGCTGTACGCAATTACCCTAACCAAGAAATTGCGGCTCATGTTCTTGGGTATACAGGAGAAATGAACGATGAAGAGTTAGCGAAAAAGCGTAGTGAAGGGTATCGCTTAGGAGATGTGATTGGCAAAATGGGTGTAGAAGCCGCGTTTGAACAGCAGCTACGCGGAGAATGGGGCGGTCAGCAGGTTGAAGTTGATGGTGCTGGGCGAATTTTGCGACTTTTGGGCGAAAAACCAGCTAAACCAGGGCGCGATGTCCATTTAACGATTGATTTGAACGTACAAAAAGCTGCGGAAGCGGCTTTAGGACAACGTCAAGGTGCGATCGTCGCCCTCGATCCCAACAATGGTGAAGTCTTAGCAATGGTCAGTCGCCCTGCGTTCGATCCTAATATTTTTTCTAAACGCGTAACTCCTGAAATATGGCAGCAGCTACAAAGTAAACAGCATCCCTTTGTTAACCGCGCTTTACAAAGTTTTCCGCCAGCTAGTACGTTTAAAGTGATTACAACTACTGCGGGAATTGAATCAGGGAAGTTCGCGCCTAACGCAACACTACCAACGTATGGTTGCATGAATATCGGTGGAACGACGTTTTGCGATTGGAATCGTGCAGGATTTGGTCGTTTGGGGTTTGTCGGGGCGCTGGCGTGGAGTAGCAATACCTTTTATTATCAAATTGCTCAAAGAGTCGGCGAAGCAACGCTAATCGACTGGACGCGTCGTTATGGCTTTGGTGAGAAAACAGGAATCGAATTAGCACCCGAAGAATCAGCAGGATTAGTTGCGGACAATTCCTGGAAGCAGAAAAATCTCAATTTACCTTGGAGTGTAGGCGACACCGTTAATATGTCGATTGGGCAAGGATTTTTGCAAGTCACACCACTTCAACTTGCGGTGATGTTTGCTGTCCCTGCTAACGGTGGCGATCGCGTTCAACCGCATTTATTAAAAGACAATGAAGTCTCAAAATGGCGCGAATCATTGAATTTGAAACCAGAAACAGTGCGCGTACTGCGTCAAGGATTACGCCAAGTCATCTCTGGCGGTACAGGACAAGTTCTTAATGTACCAACACTTCCACCTGTTGCCGGAAAAAGTGGTACTGCACAAACTTTTCGCAAGCAGGCTCATGCTTGGTTTGGTGCTTACGCCCCTGCGGATAAACCAGAAATTGTTGTTGTCGCGTTTGCTGAACACTCTGGCGGTGGCGGTGGTAAGGTAGCTGCACCGATGGTGTTAAAAGTGTTAGAGGCGTATTTTAAGAAGTGAATTGGCAAGTGTAGAGAAGATGATTTGAGATTGTGACTAACCTCTGAGTCAGCGCCAACATTTCCTACTAGTCCATTACAATGCAGTTCAATAGACATCTTGCATGAACGCTAGTGCGAATAAATTCGCAGCTAAACTAATCCTGTCCACCTCCGTGGACATTAACAAAACTCTTACTGAAAGTGTGCACAGCAGCACACTTCGTTTGAGTAGCCCCGACTTCAGCCGAAGGGCATCTGCGATTTATGCAAGAAACCTAATATTTACTCTAGTAGCCAAGCACGCAAATCTTTTATTGTCAAGACTAGCTCACTTGCAAACGATGGCAAACGTAACTCAGGAAATGTACGTGCGATGCGCTTAGATTTAACTACACTATTGATAACTGATACCAATTCTCCCTGAATTGCACTATGTTTTCCTTTTTTTGAGATGGTAGTTGTATCATTTGGCTTACCATATCTCTATTTTACCTAGCAACTTAATAGACCTCTGGCATGAAGGCGATCGCCTGCGCTAGCTTCTAAGTTGCTGACAAGTATGTCTGTACGCCGCAACTATTTGCAACATAAGCTAGCCGCTCATCTATAGTGGCTAATGGTAAACCTTCCCGCATTGCTAACTCTAGGTAAGTAGCATCGTAAGCAGATATCCTCAAACTCCGACCTAGTGCTATTGTATCTCCCATTGCCCGTTGTGCGGTTTGGAGATCGATGACAATCGGTAATGCTCGCAGTAGAGTGATTGCTCTAGTTGTTTGTGCTTGCGTTATTCGCCCTCGGCGTTCGGCAACTAGCAACACACTTGCGACTTCCAGTGACCATAACTGCGGCGTCAGTGCTTCTACCCTATCAGTATTAAAGGAATTTAGTACCGCATCAGCATAACTGTTAGTCTCGTCCGTCAAACACCAACTCATTGTTACCGAGCAGTCTAAAACAAATTGACTCAAAATCTCCTTCCTTCTTCGATCATTTCTCTAATGGATGTTCCATCTAGAGAAATCTCCTGTCGGAGCGATCGCAACTGCTCAATCGCCTGTGCAATCGTTGTTTTAGAAGTAGCCGTTGATGGTGTCAGTTGGGCAATGGGAATACCGTGCCGAGTAATAATGATCGTTTCGCCCTTTTCAACTTCTTCTAGTAGTCGGGATAAGTGAGTCTTCGCTTCGTAGGAACCAACAGTCTTCATTGCTAATCACAATTCTGTTTCGTTAAACTAGTCTAACACTAGTCTATATTTTGGCTAATGATTTGACTAGAGATATCTGAAACTGTCTTTACTAAAATTTATTTGTAAAGAGACTGGATACAGCACTTGTTGTAATGAGCATATTGCTTATGAGGAATTAAGGAGTCGGTTTAATATTTCGAGCTTTGTAGAATGTTTCTAAACTGTGGCGATCGCCTACAAATCTCCAGTGCCAAGGCTCATAACTTATCCCTTGGGGATTATCTTGCGGAAATGACAGTTCAAAGCTAAAACGTGCAGCATTTTGTTCGAGCCATTTAAAAGCTTTGGTATTCTCAAACATAGTACTCAAGTTTGTGGCGGGGACATTGGCATCACCGATATCAACTGCATATCCGGTATGATGTTCGCTGTAGCCTGGCGGCGCACTGACACTGGCGCGTTTTGTTGTCGCTTGTCCGCGTTGCGCTTTCACGTCAAAAAACAGGTGTTCTTGCTCATTTGTAGAGCGAAATCCCGAAATTGGTACTAATTGCACCCCATCAGCCCTGGCGGCTGCTACCATAGCCTTAAATTGCTTGGCTGCGGATGAGCGTAGTTTAATTCGCCCATCAGACGTAATCGGTTCAAGTTCAGATTGCGGCGCTTCTTCATAGGCAAAATGCCCTAAAAGTAATTCAGAATCATTGTCTAGGGGGTTGACAGGTGCAACAGACTGTGTAGGAGATGGACTAGCAATGATCGCGGGCACAGGAGCCGCATTTTTTTGTACTGCATTGAAATAAAAGACACCGCTAACAGCTGCGATCGCACCCAAACCGAGTAAGCTCAAAATCAACGCTGGCGCTCTTTTGCGAGGTTTAGTAACAACAGCGCGATCATCCCGCAAAGCTTCTGGGATATCATCTCCTGAGTGAGTTGTCAAATTTTGTCCTTTTCTTCTAGAAAATTCAGTGTTCACACGCTCACTCCTGCATCAGACTTTAGCACTAGCTCATTTTAGATTAGCAACGCCCTAGGAAAAATCAAATTCAAAAAGCACTCAGGATTTTAGAAATATTTTGTAAATATAGGGGAGTGACTCTCGCTTCTTTTTGCTTCTCGATTCGGGCAAAGCACTACCTTGCCCTTATTACCCCTCGCCCCTCTGTTCCATGAATCTCATTGCCATCTACGCACCACTCATCGGATTAGTTTTATTAGGATTAATACTCGGACGATATTTGCCAAAAGTTGTTGCGACGCGTGTAGGTCAATTTCTGTTTTGGGTGGGCGTACCTATAAGTATTGTGGCATTTTTGCGCCAAGCAGACCTCTCAGGACAAGTTTGGATTGCACCAGCGATCGCCTGGATTGCCATGATCCTTGGAGTCGTTTTTGCTGCAATAGGAATTCACTTTCGGCGATACGTGCAAACAAACGCCATACCTTGGCGGCGACCGACTCAAGGTAGTTTTCTGTTAGCCGCAATGGTGGGAAATACAGGTTATCTTGGTTATCCGATTACGCTAGCGATCGCAGGTACGCAATATTTTGGTTTTGCCTTATTTTACGATCTCTTAGGAACAACGCTCGGAGCTTACGGCTTGGGTGTTGCTATGGCAGCGAGGTTTGGGGGTAGCGTTCACAACTATCGAGAACTTGCACAAGCAATTTTGATTAACCCCTCATTGTGGAGTTTTGGATTTGGGTTCTTTTTTCGGCAAGTACCTTTGCAAGCATCCGCCGCTGCAATTCTTCAAGGATCAGCCTGGACAATGGTAGCGCTATCTTTAGTTTTAATTGGGATGCGGCTTAGCCAGTTGCATTCTTGGCACAGTCTGCCGCGTGCTTCGGCGAGCTTATTGATTAAAATGCTATTAGTCCCACTTATCCTAGGCAGTAGCTTATCGCTTTTAGGGATTAATGGTGTCACTCGGCTTGTTTTAGTTTTGCAAACCGCAATGCCACCAGCTTTTGCCACACTTGTAATTGCCGAAGCTTACGACCTCGACCGCGATTTAGCTGTGACAGCGCTTGCTGTTGGTACAATTGGTATTCTGTTTTTGCTACCAATGTGGATTTATCTATTTGGTAACTGAAGCCGATTCATGACTTGCTGCAAGTTCTGCGGGGTCTATTTTTTCGTAGTGTTCAAACGGTTGATGAATCCACGGGTTATCGGGTAAGTAATCTACATAGTAATCTGGAACGATGACTGAACAAGCTTTGTACCACAATACAGCAGTCCGAATTTCCTGGATGCGATCACCAAAGTTTTCGTGCAACCAAGGAATGGTTTGTTGCAGTGTCACGCCCGAATCGACG includes these proteins:
- a CDS encoding M15 family metallopeptidase, whose translation is MNTEFSRRKGQNLTTHSGDDIPEALRDDRAVVTKPRKRAPALILSLLGLGAIAAVSGVFYFNAVQKNAAPVPAIIASPSPTQSVAPVNPLDNDSELLLGHFAYEEAPQSELEPITSDGRIKLRSSAAKQFKAMVAAARADGVQLVPISGFRSTNEQEHLFFDVKAQRGQATTKRASVSAPPGYSEHHTGYAVDIGDANVPATNLSTMFENTKAFKWLEQNAARFSFELSFPQDNPQGISYEPWHWRFVGDRHSLETFYKARNIKPTP
- a CDS encoding type II toxin-antitoxin system VapC family toxin, with the protein product MSQFVLDCSVTMSWCLTDETNSYADAVLNSFNTDRVEALTPQLWSLEVASVLLVAERRGRITQAQTTRAITLLRALPIVIDLQTAQRAMGDTIALGRSLRISAYDATYLELAMREGLPLATIDERLAYVANSCGVQTYLSAT
- a CDS encoding SAM-dependent methyltransferase, with product MQLRRTAWVLMASIGLAVGVAGCNSQTLTNAQTPQVETPTQSPERQPDVVYVPTPQTVVDEMLALAKVTKDDVIYDLGSGDGRIPITAAQKFGARGVGIDINPERIREANENAQKAGVTDRVTFLQQDLFQSDFSEATVVTLYLLPELNVKLRPQLFKQLKPGTRIVSHDFDMGDWKPDQVVQTQEGSTIYYWVIPEQIPANLRNTDSNT
- a CDS encoding type II toxin-antitoxin system Phd/YefM family antitoxin: MKTVGSYEAKTHLSRLLEEVEKGETIIITRHGIPIAQLTPSTATSKTTIAQAIEQLRSLRQEISLDGTSIREMIEEGRRF
- a CDS encoding photosystem II reaction center protein K, with product MEAAMLLAKLPEAYSILDPLVDVLPIIPVFFLLLAFVWQAAIGFR
- a CDS encoding AEC family transporter, with the translated sequence MNLIAIYAPLIGLVLLGLILGRYLPKVVATRVGQFLFWVGVPISIVAFLRQADLSGQVWIAPAIAWIAMILGVVFAAIGIHFRRYVQTNAIPWRRPTQGSFLLAAMVGNTGYLGYPITLAIAGTQYFGFALFYDLLGTTLGAYGLGVAMAARFGGSVHNYRELAQAILINPSLWSFGFGFFFRQVPLQASAAAILQGSAWTMVALSLVLIGMRLSQLHSWHSLPRASASLLIKMLLVPLILGSSLSLLGINGVTRLVLVLQTAMPPAFATLVIAEAYDLDRDLAVTALAVGTIGILFLLPMWIYLFGN
- a CDS encoding tetratricopeptide repeat protein, with product MNSQSLKSPQAYQHQRQPFTWKQDSLASQSRILPDKFLRSYARSKAEQGDYTEAIALLDQLITRHPEDAIDYNNRGLIYFQSGQLYPALADYNTAIQLKPTLASAYNNRANCYAACGQLTEALADYDTAIDLNPSYVRAWINRGITLRELGQYEQAIENFDIAEILGQLPANIYAERGRTYHLWGDWNLAIADYRRALELISKDTPHLRYQVENWLAQLISS
- a CDS encoding glutathione S-transferase family protein, translated to MLKLYGGARSRASIVQWYLEELAVPYEFVLLDMQAGEHRQTDFLAINPMGKVPAIVDGDVRLWESGAILLYLAEKYGKEISSLEERAIAAQWVLFANATLGPGIFVEASRDRETPRLLIPLNEIFSRQPFLLGDSFGVADVAVGSMLCYIPIMLKLDLSDYPDVLNYMKRLSERPAFQKSIGNRS
- the mrdA gene encoding penicillin-binding protein 2; the protein is MALFSPQFTGKNIAARTVGRDRQSLAIVLSITIILFGGIGSRLAYLQLIEGAQLRQLADSNRIRLIPKQPERGNIFDRNGKILASSRLSHAVYIWPQAPKKATWQTTRTRLAKILNIPETEIQQRLDKAGDNSPTLVRIARDLNPAQITALAEYRNELRDVEVYIEAVRNYPNQEIAAHVLGYTGEMNDEELAKKRSEGYRLGDVIGKMGVEAAFEQQLRGEWGGQQVEVDGAGRILRLLGEKPAKPGRDVHLTIDLNVQKAAEAALGQRQGAIVALDPNNGEVLAMVSRPAFDPNIFSKRVTPEIWQQLQSKQHPFVNRALQSFPPASTFKVITTTAGIESGKFAPNATLPTYGCMNIGGTTFCDWNRAGFGRLGFVGALAWSSNTFYYQIAQRVGEATLIDWTRRYGFGEKTGIELAPEESAGLVADNSWKQKNLNLPWSVGDTVNMSIGQGFLQVTPLQLAVMFAVPANGGDRVQPHLLKDNEVSKWRESLNLKPETVRVLRQGLRQVISGGTGQVLNVPTLPPVAGKSGTAQTFRKQAHAWFGAYAPADKPEIVVVAFAEHSGGGGGKVAAPMVLKVLEAYFKK